A window of the Arachis duranensis cultivar V14167 chromosome 5, aradu.V14167.gnm2.J7QH, whole genome shotgun sequence genome harbors these coding sequences:
- the LOC107488861 gene encoding uncharacterized protein LOC107488861: MSNLDLSKISLRPFKLSDVDDFLLWAGDDQVTQNLRWKTCGSREEALAFIRDVCIPHPWRRSICLDDRSIGFVSVYPWSGDDRCKADIGYAVAADYWGQGIATKAVKMAVPQVFNDLSHLVRLQAFTSPENKASQRVVEKAGFLKEGLLRKYIYFEENIKDSVVFSFLSTDEFPHDD, encoded by the coding sequence ATGTCGAATTTGGATCTCTCAAAAATTTCTCTGCGGCCATTCAAGCTAAGCGATGTTGACGACTTTTTGCTATGGGCTGGGGATGATCAAGTCACACAAAACTTAAGATGGAAGACTTGTGGTTCAAGGGAAGAGGCTTTGGCCTTCATAAGAGACGTGTGCATACCTCATCCGTGGCGACGCTCAATCTGCCTTGACGACCGTTCCATAGGCTTTGTTTCGGTGTATCCGTGGTCAGGTGATGATAGATGCAAGGCTGACATAGGCTATGCCGTGGCGGCAGATTACTGGGGCCAAGGCATAGCCACCAAAGCAGTGAAGATGGCTGTACCTCAAGTGTTCAATGACTTGTCTCATTTGGTAAGGTTGCAGGCTTTCACTTCCCCTGAGAACAAGGCTTCTCAGAGAGTAGTGGAAAAGGCTGGGTTCCTTAAGGAGGGTCTGCTCAGAAAGTACATTTATTTTGAAGAGAACATTAAGGATTCGGTAGTGTTTAGTTTCTTGTCAACTGATGAATTTCCTCATGATGACTAG